In Acinetobacter sp. WCHA55, the genomic stretch TACGAATCATGTATTGCGGATCGTCACGGTCGCCATACTGAATAAGGGCTTCAATAATTTTCTTTTCAGAAACAAGCCCTGTATCTTCAGAACTGAAGGTTAAATTATTCCATACCCCCCCTGCCTGAATAGACAATCGGTGATGTGTGTCATAAAAGAAACCCGCTGGCCGTGCTGGTTGTGATGTTAAAACCATACGGTTATCCGCATGCGTTAAGGCCCCGACTAGAACATCGAATACCCCATCATCGACCGCACAAGCTTCGTCCACCCAAATTAAAAGATAATCGCCGTGGTTCCCCGCTAAAGCCTGTGGGTTCCCCTTGGGTGCCGTTTTTGCATATACGTGCCAAGTCTTTTGATGACCTTTGATGTAAACCGACTCGGCCAGTACCGTGATGTAATCTGCCAGCCATGCCAAGCGACCATTGCGCATAAGGCTTAAACAGATTTCGATTTCTTTCCAGACTAATTTTCTCAGCTGTTGAATCTGAGGCGCTGAAAACATCATGACGCTGTGCGGGAAAAAGCATAAATGCCATAGGGCCACTACACCAGCGGAACGGGTTTTACCCGTGTTATGGAAGACAAAACCATCACCCGATAAAAACTTATGGTTCCCGTCCACCAAAAAGCCGTAATAGTCACCCTTACCCAAATTTTCAGCGGTCTGAATAGTGCATATTTCATATCGATCTGAAATATCCACGGCGGATCGGTCGGACTTGAGCCTGTAAACGCCGTAACGGGACTTTTCAAAGGGTGTGAGCTTATCCCACATACGCACAGTAACTTCGCGTGTTCTACGCGATTCTACGTGCATTAGACATAAGATATGCGAAGCGTTAAAGGTGTGCTGTGTGCCGTCGCTATACGTGAAGCGGTACATTTCTTCACTGCCACGCTCTAAATACAAGACTTCACGGCGCGATTGACCATCATCCCCCATAAGAAAATGATTAATTGTGACCTTTTCAACGGGAATGACCTCACCCGTATCCAACATGATCGGGGTGCCTTTGGCAAAACACCCGTGCCCAGATGCAACCGTAGTACGGCTACCGTCAAAAGCCACGCTATTAAACAATTCTTCTTGCTGGCCCGTGTATTCCATCCCCAGACCTTCAATGGAAAAACGCGAAATGTCATAGCGATAACGTAGACATGCGGTTTTCCACTGAGGCAAGCTGTCTAAGCTTCTTAAACCCATACCCGCCCCTTAGATTGAAAATGGGACGCTGAATGTGTCTATATCATGCTGTGTCGGTTCCTCTTCTAGCTCCAAAATGCTGGACTGAGCCAGCATCTTAATGGCTGTCCAGCATGCAATTAAAACGGCAAAATGGTTATTGGTAACTTGACCACTATCCAGCTCGTAGACATTACCTTTCATTTCTGTTTTACGGACTTCAATCACCGACTCAGGGTTACACATCGCGTCAAGGTCTGGGGCTAATGCCAAACGCCCCAAGCGCTTCATGCTGTAATAGTCCTTAACCGCCTGATCCAAGTGCTCTAACTGTGAAAAGCACGTGTCCCACTTCTTAAACGCCGTGGGGCTATCCACGACGATGACCGTATGGGCTTGGATCTGCTTAATTTGAGCAATTTGCTCAGGGGTTTTGCCTTGGTATGGGTCTTTTGGTGGGGCATATGGCAATAATTTCGCAATACTCAGTGTGTCATTTTGCTTATCCACGACAGCAACCACACGTACAGCATCCCCATTACTTCCAGCAACTCGACAATCGATATACATTTGTTGAGACATAATTAATCCTTATCCACGACTTGCTCGGTGCGCTCACCTGTTGCTGGGTCTGCATCTATGCGTATAAACGTTTTTTCACCTTCACGGTCTTTGAATAGATCCGCCTGAATCACCAATGAGAATTGCTCAGATGTTTTTTCATCTTCAGGCGTAAACTCGTCCACATATAACGGCGGTAAACCTGATTTAACTTGTGGCACAAGGCCCGCAAGGTCGAACTCAACCAGTCCAGCGGTGACGTTGGTTTCTTCAAGATCGGCTCGGTCTGGATACAGCGTGTTATCAAAAATGGTTAAGTCCCACTCGTCACGAATTTCAGGCGATACAAAGTAATTCGCTTTAATACGGCGCTTTTCCATAAGGCGGATGTATGCACAAAATTGACTTGCAAATGCGTCCGCACTGGTCGGGTCATTCGCCACGAAAACAAATTGCACGTGATACGCACGGGGTTCCGTGCGCATGGTTGCACGGCGCTTTAATGGGTCGTTTTTAAAGATGTGTTTCACTTCAAAGTGGGTGCCTATGATTTGTGATAAATCTGGCGGGGCCACAATGTTTTGTACCGATAAAATCAATATCGGAAGGGTTCCCCCTTTTTTTCGATAGCTGTCTAATTGCTTGGCAAAGTCATTCACAAGTTTGCCCTCAGCGACCGCATAAGCGACCGTCTGAGTTCTCCATTTGCTCAATAACTGAGTCTCTGGTGTGAGCCAACGGCGGAAATCTAACACCATTTGCGCCAATGCTTGGCTGACACACTCTTTAGGGCTTAGAACTCGCATGCATTACCCCTTAAAAGAAACTGTTAAACCAACCAGTGGCATTTTCAACAATGACTCTTTTCTTTTCCTTTGGCTTAGGCTCAATACTGGTCACAGCACCATCTAACATCGGTGTTTTGGCTTGACTCATGTACTCGTCCAAGTCCACGGTTTTGCATAAAGCCCCGTCGAGCATGTTTTCTTGTTTTACCTGTTGTAAGCGCAAACGCTTTTCACGCTCTGCCTTCATTGCTAAAAGTTGGTTTTCAGCCTCAATCGCCCGTTCTAAGGCTTGATCGGCAATGATGTTTGCGGAAAGCGCTGTATAGACAGAATCAACCATCACCGCCAAGCTATCTTCAAGGGTAGAACGCATGTATGCGCCTTGAATGCTATCCATTAACTCGCCGTGGCCCATGTTGGTTGCATAGTTCGGCTGTAATACATAATCAAAGCCAAAATTAACCGTCGGGTAGATAATCCCGTCTACCTTCTCATAGTCATTTACAGCTGAAAAACCGCCAATTTTGGCGCGATAGTTTTCTAGTGCTTTATCGCCAAAAGGATTATTAAGGAACTCTTGGCGATGTGTAACGTTGCCGTCGTCATCGCACGATAATTCAATGGTTCGCACTGCTGGACTGATACTGACCTGTTGACCTCTAACAATGACCGTCTCAGGCACATCTAGGCCATAGAGCAAGCGCAATTGATGGCCGTAATAACCAAACATCCCGCCTGTAGCGACCATTTCTTGTGTGGCTGGTGAATTAATTAACTTAATCCATGCTGGATAGTTCACGTTGTCCCGCGAAACTCCTGTGAACTGACGGCCACGCTCTTTAATATTGAAGGTAATCCGTTTTGTTTTGCGCAGTTCTAGTACATCAGACATAAAAAGCCCCAAATATTGCATTTAGGGCTATTTTGAATGGTCTATTTTTTGGCTTTTCTCGATATTCCTAGCACGGCGCAAGCTCGAATTGCTTTAGGCGCTCGGTCGCAGTAGCAAAATAGCCGTTATCTTGCTCAATCCCGATAAAATTACGCCGTGTATTCAAACATGCCACACCTGTTGAACCTGAACCCATGGTGAAATCTAAGACTGTTTCACCTTCATTGCTGTAGGTCTTGATTAAGTATTCAAGCAATGCAACGGGCTTTTGTGTCGGGTGAAGTGATTCTTTTTGCTTATCACTGTTGAAAAGCTGGATAGAGCGCGGGTAGCGTTCTTCTGAGTCATATTCATAGCGCTTAATGGACTTCCCATAACATTCGCTATCAATATCAGTACGGGCAAATTGTTTGCGTTTATGGCCCTTAGTCTTTTGTGGGTTAAAGGTCGGTTTCTTGGCATAAAACACACTGATAATCTCATGTGCTCTTAATGGCTGAAATTTAGCGTTTAAAAACCCCGTTGCATTTGGCTTTTCCCATATCCAGTCATAGCGAAAGTCTTTTATATTACTGGCCCGTAGCAGTGAACTAAACGGCTCAGCACCAAACAGTAAAATAGCGCCATTTGGCTTGATAATGCGCTTCAACTCGGCCCACATTAGAACAAAGTCAATCACACTATCCCACTTGCATTTCGTGGTGCCATACGGCGGATCTGTCAAAATTAAATCAACCGATTGGCTAGGAATGCTTTTCATCTTCTCCAAGCAATCGCCGTGCATGAGTGTAATTTGATTGCTCAACATAGAAATGGCCGTAAATTAAATTACGGCCATTCTTCAATATTCAAAACTTGCGATTTCTCAATATTCCAGCACGGCGCTGGTTACTTCTGCCTTGATTCTACAGCTTTGGCATCACCTGTCGGCCATTCACGAATCAATTTGTCGATTTCGGCGCTGTAATCTCTACAGATTTTTTCCATTTCAACAACAGTTCTGGAACATTCGACAACACTGTTTGCTCCACCAATGGCGATTGCCGTTTTGGTTTCGTCGGAAGCGTGGGGCAAATATTTGATGGTTTCTGTGGCTGTGTAGCGCACGCTGTCAAGCTCACGCAAACGATCAACATACAAAGCGTGGATAGCTTTAGTGTCTTTAATGTACTTTTCATTGGCTTTAATCCTATCTTCGGCCCAGTTTGCTTCTATCGTTTTAATCTCGGCTTCTAGCTCCGCTTTCTTGGTCTTGTGCGCCTCTTCAGCACTCACCTTTTCAGCTTCTAGCACCCCTACCTTGTTCTTGTAGTGTGAGCACGTAACAAGGCCACCGATGCAAAACAAAATCAGCACGGCGTATGTGATTAATCGAATGGTCGCAATTGCGCCCTTTATCTTGAGTTTTAATGCTTCAAAAAACATGGCCTATCCCAGTTAAGTGATAGGCCATGTTTGCACGCTGAAAGCGCCGTGTTTTTGGATATTCCTGTGCTGATTTATAAAATAAACATCATGTTCATTTGAACAATTATTCACTGCTTTAAAGGTAGGGTTTTAACGTATTCAGCCACCCAAGGCACATACTGCTCATTTACCTCATAAGTGATTTGAGTAGACACCCCTTCACCCTTAATTCCATTTAAATAACCCAACCCCACCAAGGGCTTTAACATACGCTGTACTGTGCGAAGACAAACACCACTAAAGATGCTCTGGATGTCCTGTGATGTTACTGGGGCATGCTTATAAACATGGGCCAGAATGAACATAGATCGCACCAAATAGTCCACGCCAGCCGAACGGGTTTCAGGTAAAACAAGCTCATACTCCGACACCTGTTTTGCTAGGTAAGTCGGTTTTTCTTCAATCGGGATTAAATACTTTTCAATTGCTGACACATAATCCGTACCACCCTCTACACGGCGATAGATCATGTGATGACCATTTCTATTAAGCTTATGAATAATGAAGTCTTTCTTTTTCGCCGTGTGATACACATGCTGACCAAGGGTGAACGGGAACTTATGTACAGTCTTTGCCTCAACCGCTTTACCGACAGCAATGCAATCCTTTAACTCATGATTTTTCTTTAGCGCTGATTGATAGGCCCTCTCCTTCATCGCCTTATGCTCTTTTTCATGGATTAAGTTTTTAATGGCAGATGTCATTTTAAATGTCTTAAAACCATCTTCACTTTCACGCACCAAAGAAAAACGATTATTTTTCCTGTCCACCATCTGAATTGACCAATAGTGGCCGTTCCCAACATGAAAGACACGCTGGCCTTTTTTGAATATCTTTGAATCTTTTTCCACTTAAATCACTATCCCAATTTAGCAATGCAATTATTTAAACATAATGTTCATTTGAACACTATGTTTAAATGAACATATTATTTCAATACCTTGCGACGGTTTCCCTTACCACGCCAATCATCATTGGTATGTCGGTCTTTAATAGAATCAAGGTAATAAGGGTTTTGATGTAGGCCCAGACGTTCAGATAGTTTCGCCTCAGCAACATCTAGCGACTGGGTAGCACTATTACCCCAATCCATTTCCTTCCACTCAGATGGGATCGGATTTTCGGCGTAAAAATTAAAATTAATAACACGGCCAGCCACGGCGCTACCCAAGATCAAAACTCTATGATTTCTTTTCATTTCTTTGCTTCACAAAACTTTCTAAAATTTCTGCTATTTTTGGATCAAATGGTGCTTCGGCGCACATACCAAGATCATCTATTAATTCGCTCTCAAATGCCTCAGAAACAGCATAAAAGCGCTCACCCGCTTGGGCAGTGCGGAATGTCAAATAACCGTCTTTAAACAGATTTACGACCAGCTGATTAAGGGATGGTTTTTCCATTTCAAACAGCTGTAGATCCACCAGCTCATTAATCGACTTTTCGCCGTGTCTTAATAAGCATTGCAACACCAGCATGCGTTTTTTAAAGCCTGATACAGTTTTCTTTCCCATGGTCACACCTCCGCATCCGATGGGGCCAAGGTGCAAAACTGCTCAACCTTTTCTACTTGGCTCTTCAAATCGCGCAATATGCTGTTCATAGCCGATTGGCATGCTCCGACATGGGCATCTTTGGAAAGTAGCTCTTTTTGCCGTTTAAAGGCTCTCTGCACCTCCCAGATGTGCGACTGAGGGGAAATGCCCAGCAAGTCGCATAACTCATGATGAAGTGTTTCATAAGCTTGTTTATCTGATTCTAGTGATTGACGCTCACGCTCCGCGCTCTCAATGAAATTAAGATCACCTAAGCGTTTCCGTAATTCCTCAGTTTTATAATCAAGACGGCTTTGGGCATTATCACGGCGCTGTAAAGCTTGGCCCAGCTCTTCACCATATTTCGCTGAAATTACTTTTCGGGCGCGATGTTCAAATGCTTGCTCAAAGCGACGGCTATGTACCGTTCGCCCTACACCATCAATCAGCATTTTTATCCAAAACTCTTTAGGCAAATCATTCGCTATTGGGGTCAACGTTGGGCCTTTGACCATGCGCCAACATGATTCACTGCGGACAATAAGCCCACACCCTTTAGGTACGTCATCTTTATCAATCAAGCCCTTTGGCACGGCGAAAATCACGCCTGACGCATATTTAAGATAGCTTTGCCATTTGCCCTTGGTAATGTCCTGTCGGAAGTCTGAAACAGATACTTTGCACTCATAAGCAATCGGTAAAAACTTAGAATATGATTTAGGTGCGGTGAATACGTCTGGCCGTGGCGAACCAGACGGCCCCAACTGCATATCTGTCCAAATCATACGATCCGTGTTATTACCCAGATGCTTTGCAAGGTCTTCAGCAAGCTCGTCATGTTTCCATTTTTTAGATTGTTCTTTCACTTGTCGCCTCTTTGTCTTGGGCCTCTAAATCAATCAAGCCAAAATTAAATTGCTGGGCCAACTCGGTACACAAACCCAAAGCAATGTTTAGCTCTATGTTGATTTCTAGTTCATCAATTTTGACTAAGACATAATCTCTGCCAGCAAGAATCTTTGCCGAAACTTCGGTATGCCCAAAGCTTGTACCATCAATGGTTATGTGTGTTATTTCTGTGGTGATGTCTGCCATACTAAACCCCAGATAAACAAAAGCTGATTTCACAGCCGACAATAAAGTTGTCATTACCTGTAAAAGCAATTTCACCAAAAATATACATAAATTCATGCATCTGAAGCTTGGCATAACCTTCTGAATCTAGCTCTAAGGCTGTATTAACCTTCATGCTTCTCATATGACTGGTAAATTCGCGCATCTTCCTCTTGTAGTGCTCTGAACCGTATTGAGTGGGCCTGAACCGCACATAATTATTAAGGCTGAATTTCACCATGTTTTTAGCATCATGGTCGGCTATCGCCTTGCGTAGATCATCTATTAGAAAGCTTGATTGCCCTGTCATATTAGGGAAAGACAAAATATCGCCGTGGTATTCATCTCTTGTAATCCAATACTTTGCCCACTCTGGCGCACCGTTCACAATTTCACGCATTTTCGCTATTGATATATCAGTCATAAGCACGCCTCCACATCCGCCACGGCTTCAACAATGGCTCTAGGCGGTTTACGGCCATAGCGTTTTAAGGTGCTCTTTGCAGGGGTAAGTCCACCCAATCGAGCAACCACTTCATGCGACTCAAGCAAACCTTTAACGTCGGTGAGTGAGATACGTTTCTTGTGGCGTAAAAATGGCACCCATGTATTACCTTTCCATAGGTCAAAGCTATTTTTAGACTCTTCTGGGACGTTCTTCAGGTAATCCGCTGTACAGAACTCAGCATCATATAAAAAGTCTGTAGCGCCCTCTGGTGCGCGTGTAATAACCTTCTCCACGGCGTTAGCGCCGTGGGTTTTAAAGAATAAAATCGCTTGTTCTTGGCGTTCGATCATATCTTGTCACTCACATAGGCCAAAACAGCCCCTAAAATTGCAAATAAGAACATCCAAGGTTTATAGGCATCTTGTAATGCCTCATTTTCGCTTTCCATTTGTTTAAATATGGCATAAGCATCACTAGCCTCTGGACTATAAAAGTCATCGCTGGCGTGGCAATAACCCAACAAAACAATGTCACTTGCCTCTGGGTTACGTTCACGCTCTGCTTTGTAGTGAATAGACTGACGGTAAAGACTCATAAAGCGCTCATTCATAGCGAACCCACCTTAGAAAAACACCCACTAACCGCCGTATATTCATGCCCTGTTTCATCCTTGACTTGAACCATTTCAAGGCTAGACCGAACCCCAATTTTTGCACGCTTAACAGTAAGTCGGCCGACTGGTTTACGTGTCATAGCTTTAAAACAATCTGGACTCATAACAACAGCATCACCAGCTTTAAAATGGCAGTCATTTTTTATTGATTTAGCGCTCATTTTCGACCACCCACTTTAGCCACCTTGAAATCAATCACCCATACCCATGGGTTTTTATCCCAAGCACTGTCGCCGTGAATCTTTTCCCATGCATGACGGAAATTAGTTTGAGCACCAATTGCGAAACCCATTTCAACTGCAGTCGGGTGAGTCGAATAATCACATCCCTCAGCCTTAGCATCTTCTTTAGAAATGCTCTGTAATCGCTCTACGCGGATGCTAGTGATTTCAAGCAAAATACGGCTTGCCCAGCGTGGCATTCTGTAGTTTGGAGTCCATAAGCTCAGTTCTGGTTGATTGGCCTCTGCCTTATAAAAAACGTGCTTATTCGTTTTCAAGGCTTTAGGCAACTCCGATACCTTTGAGCCACATCCGTCCCAGCTGTAGTAGGTGTGCAAGCTATCTTCATCATTCCAATGGTCTGAATCAGCCGATGGATCTGGCATAAATGCTTCACGCACCCAAAGACAGTCGCCAACCACACCAAAGGGGCACTTTATTGTGAATGGGAAAGTTGTAATGTACTGTTCAATGACTTGCTCACTCTTGGCCGTGCCCTTCCAGTAGCCATGTTCACCGTTAGGAACAAACCCAGTAACGACTGGATGGGTATTATCCAGAACACGGCGCGTCTGGGTCTTACGGCCTTCTAAAATAGCTTTAACCATTTCAGTATTAAATAAAATCGGACGTTCTTTCATGAAACCTCCGCCAAAGACTGTTCATCTTTCGTTAGACGGCGGTTAGCGTGGCGCTCTGCTGTTGTTGCCAAGCGAATAAAATGTGCTTGCACCAATTCACCGCCAATCAGCCAGTAATATTCGCTAGGTTGAAAATCCCCAATCGTTAATAGGGAGTCATCTGAATTATCATTTTTTAAAACGACAATATCGCCATTGCAAAATTCAGGCTCATAGACAGTACGTGTACCCATAGATTGATCATCGTCTTGATGACAATTGACCTTCACCAAACAGTGATTGCACTGTTCATCTTTATATTCAGGGCACTTACTTGCGCACGGATGTTTTAATTCATTCATTGATTTGCCTCTTGAGCATTATTTTCGTTGTAAATCCACATGGTTCGCATGCCTGTTGGTTTAAAAGACATTACCCCTGTGCCTTTGGTGCGGATAATCACGCCCAAGTCATAAGCACACTGTTTTTCTGTAATTGCATGGCCTTTTCTCTTCATACGGACAGTTAGACTCGCCGTGTTTGGTCGTCTCTTTTCCGCCTTGGCATCTTTTACGCATTGCAAAACTTGTTGTTGTCTTTCTGATAGTTTTAGACTCATTGGTTATTCCCCAGTACCCGCTTTGCTTCACTGACAATCGAATCATCTAGGTTTACGGGAGTAGTGGCTATTTGGGTGATTTCACCCAGTCTTTTCGCATCTGCAATCTGTTTCATTGCCAATGCACGCTCTACACCATGAACCATTGAGCTAAGCTTCTGATCATCTGAAAAAGCTTCATATGCTTTAAAGTGGGGAACCGAACGGTCTAACCAATGCTTGTCAATCACCCAAGGTAGGACATATAAAATGTCTTTCTTATCCATCCCGTACATACGGGCATTACCAAAGCAATCGAATGAAATGGATTCATGTAAATTACGGTTAATTGCAATAAAGTTAATTGAGCCTTTATTGAGTATTTCGGCTAATTGCGCCGTGTCTGGGTATCCCTGCTTCACCAATTCGACCAACTCGAAGTATTTCTCTTCAGCACGGCGTATATCTGGAATATTTTCACAAACAATCGTCACGTGACGGCCATGTATGCGGTATTCAATTGCACTGGTGAGCATACGGCTGGCTTTAACCTCTTGGTCGGCGCGTATAAGAGCTGAATTATTTTGTATCTGTTGAACGGCCTGAATGGTCTTAAAAACTGTTATGAACGTTTGATCAATCCCATCTGTACGGCCAGCCTGAAGACGGTCATATACATCCGACCAATAAGACGGATGTGCAATAAAAATGGTTTCCATATCAACCATAGAATTTATGGTCTGAATAAATAGTTTTTTTGACATTTGCTTTATCCCAATGTGATTGTTAATTCACCAAAGGAATAATACACGCTTAAAACTATTCTTAAAAGAATAATTTTAGAAATAAACACGGCGTTTTAACGGCTTGTGAGTAGAATTAATTATTTTATTTATTCTTAAAGTGGTCATTTATGCGCACAGATTACCCCTGTACGCATAAATAAAAGGATTAGATATTCCTGTTAAGGCTTATAGAAACTATTATCAGCAGTCGTTTTACGTTTTTTAGGCTGTTCAAGGTGCGAATACTGGGTTAGCGGGGTATTAAATACGGCATGAGCCACACAATCCGCCACATCCTCAAACTGGCCCACTTGGTCGGGATCATTACTCCCCGTGCATTTATATCGATGGTCTTCCGCTTTAGGACAGCGCTTGTTTCCACACGTAGAGCATAGAATCATTATTCTCGGTCTGTCGCCAGCATCCTTAAAACACTGTAAACAATCGTGACCTTTTAACTCTCCACCCATTATATTTAAGCGGTAAACTTCTTCACCAATCGCTTCATGCTTCTTTCCGATCCCAAGTAAATCATCTTTGGTTTTGGGATCTAACCACTTCAACTTATCCAATGTAGACGGCGCAATAGCATGAGCCTGATCGACAGAATCCCTATACTTTTCATTCTGACGTTGCTCATGCTCTAAAATCGCCTCTGGGACACCTTTATCGCCCTCATACTCAATATAGCGGGAACAACTAAAAGCCACGCCTTGGGCCTTAAAACTACCGTGTGCAAGACAATCTCGAATGATTTTACCTTGGCACCAGTAATACCCAGCTAGAAAAACCGTTCCCAGCGCCATAGCCAGCACAACAGCACCCAAAATCAAGAAAGCCAAAACATCAGAATTATGCATAGGATTATCCCTGTTAGATTTGATCTAATCCTAGACAAACCCACACGGCGCACTTTTCAATATTCCTAAAAGAATAAAGGCCCGATCAATGATCAAGCCTTTTCATTCTGAAAACAGTCTCAGCAATTGCCGATCTGTCGTGCTACATTATTTTTTAAATCCCAACCTTCCCAGTTAAGCGCCTTATACGTTCTGTCCTGTGGAGTATTATCAATAGGCATTCCCTTAGCGACCATTTCCGCCTCATGCTTACGAATCTGGACGGCACGTTCTATATAACGAAAAAGCGGTCGGTAGGTCGTCATGGTCATATTTCTTGGGAACTTTGCCTTTAGTCGCTCTTCTTTGTC encodes the following:
- a CDS encoding Hint domain-containing homing endonuclease; amino-acid sequence: MGLRSLDSLPQWKTACLRYRYDISRFSIEGLGMEYTGQQEELFNSVAFDGSRTTVASGHGCFAKGTPIMLDTGEVIPVEKVTINHFLMGDDGQSRREVLYLERGSEEMYRFTYSDGTQHTFNASHILCLMHVESRRTREVTVRMWDKLTPFEKSRYGVYRLKSDRSAVDISDRYEICTIQTAENLGKGDYYGFLVDGNHKFLSGDGFVFHNTGKTRSAGVVALWHLCFFPHSVMMFSAPQIQQLRKLVWKEIEICLSLMRNGRLAWLADYITVLAESVYIKGHQKTWHVYAKTAPKGNPQALAGNHGDYLLIWVDEACAVDDGVFDVLVGALTHADNRMVLTSQPARPAGFFYDTHHRLSIQAGGVWNNLTFSSEDTGLVSEKKIIEALIQYGDRDDPQYMIRIRGLFPDLAGEFLITNRMAEYAFKGKSLGAETHAKYGYFILVDVGGGVGRDDSTIAIAKVWGTAQWGPHARRAELTKIPLCKNNDDIHELTAHIQECLIEYPNATILLDSNGAGAGLAQNLKSLGIFFKPMHWGGQCFSNANRKEYVNKRAQAYVCLSRAIQQGRFKIRTMFLKSKVIQQLTRVPYTFDDQARFKILSKEEMRRKGISSPDIVDTFAFIFLEGTMYTPADNGVNLDPESYGHGEGANTVGTPASTLEQASAVADLLS
- a CDS encoding DNA-methyltransferase yields the protein MKSIPSQSVDLILTDPPYGTTKCKWDSVIDFVLMWAELKRIIKPNGAILLFGAEPFSSLLRASNIKDFRYDWIWEKPNATGFLNAKFQPLRAHEIISVFYAKKPTFNPQKTKGHKRKQFARTDIDSECYGKSIKRYEYDSEERYPRSIQLFNSDKQKESLHPTQKPVALLEYLIKTYSNEGETVLDFTMGSGSTGVACLNTRRNFIGIEQDNGYFATATERLKQFELAPC
- a CDS encoding MarR family transcriptional regulator, which encodes MGKKTVSGFKKRMLVLQCLLRHGEKSINELVDLQLFEMEKPSLNQLVVNLFKDGYLTFRTAQAGERFYAVSEAFESELIDDLGMCAEAPFDPKIAEILESFVKQRNEKKS
- a CDS encoding MmcB family DNA repair protein; this encodes MKEQSKKWKHDELAEDLAKHLGNNTDRMIWTDMQLGPSGSPRPDVFTAPKSYSKFLPIAYECKVSVSDFRQDITKGKWQSYLKYASGVIFAVPKGLIDKDDVPKGCGLIVRSESCWRMVKGPTLTPIANDLPKEFWIKMLIDGVGRTVHSRRFEQAFEHRARKVISAKYGEELGQALQRRDNAQSRLDYKTEELRKRLGDLNFIESAERERQSLESDKQAYETLHHELCDLLGISPQSHIWEVQRAFKRQKELLSKDAHVGACQSAMNSILRDLKSQVEKVEQFCTLAPSDAEV